The nucleotide sequence TCCCTTAAAAATAAACTGGGCACCTGGGCAGGTATTGCTCACCCATTTCAGAAACAGTACCTCTTTCAGGGTCAAATTGAAGAAAGTATCTTTGTAGTCCCATAAAAGAATATCTTGGTGGGTTTCACTCTCAAATTTCAACATATCTGAGAGATCAGGAAAGTTATCCTCCGGAGAGTTCTGGCCTAACAGGAAGACCCTCACAACAGTTGCATCTCCCGATTTAATTTCTTTCCCCCAAGACTGTCGGATTGCTTGTCTTCTGTCAAAATGGGGAATAAGTGATTTGACAGCCAGAAGCAGAAAAGGTTTATGTTTGCACTTGTGTGGTTGGTCCACTAATAATGAATAGTTTCTACATCTCAAGTAATGCAAGAAGTCTTTAAATCTATCTGGCAAGTCTTTAAAGCCATTAATTTGTAGAGCTACAAATGGGTCAGGATCACACGCATTTGAAAAGCTGCCATTAGAAGATAAGCTTTCTTCCACTGTCATATTTGTAAGCAATGCAAAAATCGGATTGGATAAGCGTTccagcttctgctgctgtttattcCAATATGCCTTGTGAGGAAcaaattttctccagaatttggCCTGTGGTATTATAACGTGCCTTTTTGAATTCTTTGCTTG is from Podarcis raffonei isolate rPodRaf1 chromosome 3, rPodRaf1.pri, whole genome shotgun sequence and encodes:
- the B3GNT2 gene encoding N-acetyllactosaminide beta-1,3-N-acetylglucosaminyltransferase 2, producing the protein MSVGRRRLKLLGILMMVNFFIYVIVEVSKSSGQAKNSKRHVIIPQAKFWRKFVPHKAYWNKQQQKLERLSNPIFALLTNMTVEESLSSNGSFSNACDPDPFVALQINGFKDLPDRFKDFLHYLRCRNYSLLVDQPHKCKHKPFLLLAVKSLIPHFDRRQAIRQSWGKEIKSGDATVVRVFLLGQNSPEDNFPDLSDMLKFESETHQDILLWDYKDTFFNLTLKEVLFLKWVSNTCPGAQFIFKGDDDVFVNTHQILDYLKSLTKDKAKDLFIGDVIKDAGPHRDKTLKYYIPESIYEGSYPPYAGGGGFLYSGDLALRLANASDQVLLYPIDDVYTGMCLQKLGLAPEKHKGFKTFGIEEKHRDNICSYTNLMLVHSRQPQEIIKIWTNLQDPDLSC